ACATCCTGACCTTCCCCCAAGGCCCGCAAAGCTCGCCGCCGACGCTCGATCCCATGCTGTCCCTTACGGCGTCCGGCATGAACGCGGTGAACGCCGTCATCCTCGACCGGATGCAGAGCGAAATCCCGCTGATCCCGCGGCTGGCGGGTCACCTGATCGCCGGTGGGGGCAAGAGGCTGCGTCCGATGCTGACATTGTCGGGTGCAGCCTTGGTCGGGTACCAGGGCACTCGCCATCACAAGCTGGCGGCGGCGGTGGAATTCATCCACACGGCGACGCTTCTCCACGACGATGTCGTGGATGGCAGCGAACTTCGCCGGGGCAAGGCCGCGGCTAACATCATCTTCGGCAATCCCGCGACCGTGCTCGTCGGCGATTTCCTGTTCAGCCGGGCTTTCGAGCTGATGACCGAGGATGGCAGCCTGAAAGTGCTGAAAATCCTCTCCTCTGCCAGCGCCGTGATTGCGGAAGGGGAGGTCGCGCAATTGTCGGCCCAGCGCCGCATCGCCACCAGCGAGGAGAAATATCTCCACATCATCGGCGCGAAAACCGCCGCCCTGTTTGCCGCAGCCAGCCGTATCTCCGCAGTCGTGGCGGAATGCGACGACGCGCAGGAGCAGGCGCTGGACGATTACGGGCGCAATCTCGGCGTTGCGTTCCAGCTGGTCGACGATGCGCTCGACTACGATTCCGATGCAGGCCAGATGGGCAAGGACCGGGGCGACGACTTCCGCGAAGGCAAGATGACCCTGCCGGTCATCCTCGCCTATGCGCGCGGCGATGCGGAGGAACGCGCGTTCTGGGAGGCGGCCATAGGCGGCCACCGCACCAGCGACGAAGACCTGGAGCACGCCATTCGCCTGATCGATCGGCATGATGCGGTCGAGGCGACAAGGGAGCGCGCGCGCCATTACGCGCAGCGCGCTGCCGACAGTCTCGCTATCTTCCCCGATGGGGAGGCGCGCGCCGCCATGGTCGAAGCCGCGCAGTTCGCCGTTTCCCGGGGCTATTGACCGCGGGGGGCCAGACGCGGTGACGAGAGGTCTTCCCGTCGAACAGGTCCTGCCGGAATTGCAGGCCGCCCTGCGCAGGCAACCGAGCGCGGTGCTGATTGCGCCGCCGGGCGCCGGGAAGACGACGGCGGTTGCGCCCGCCCTGCTGGACGAAGGCTGGTGCACGGGCGAGATATTGCTGCTCAGTCCGCGCCGTGTTGCTGCCCGATCGGCCGCGGAGCGGATGGCGCAGACGGCAGGGGAAAAGGTCGGCGAAACAATCGGCTATGCGACGCGCCTCGACACCAGGCGAAGTGCGCGAACCCGCGTAACCGTCATGACAGAGGCGATCTTCGTGAACCGCATCACGAACGATCCCGAACTGGAAGGGGTCAGCGCGGTCCTGTTCGACGAGGCGCATGAGAGGAACCTCGACAGCGACCTCGGCCTTGCACTCGCTATCGAGACCCAGAGGATCCTGCGGCCCGACCTGCGCATCCTCGTGATGTCGGCCACTATCGATGGCGCGCGCTTTGCCCGTTTGCTGGGCGAAGACGCGCAAATCATCGAAAGCGCAGGTCGCAGCTTTCCATTGGAAATACGGTGGCTTGGAGACGATCCCTCGAAGCCTCTGGAGGACTCGACGACCTCCGCAATACGCCAGGCATGGCACGAAACCGATGGTGACATCCTCGCTTTTCTTCCCGGGCTGCGCGATATCGAAAGGGTCAAGGACAAGCTGGTGGCAGTCTATCCCGATACGCCGGTCCTCCCGCTCCATGGCCAGGTAGAACCTGCGGCCCAGCGCAAGGCGATCCGGCGGGATGATGAGGGGCGACGGCGCATCGTTCTGGCCAGCGCCATTGCCGAGACATCGCTCACGCTCGACGGCGTATCGGTCGTCATCGACAGCGGATTGTCGCGGCAGGCCTTCTACGATCCCGTGGGCGGAGCGACGCGGCTGGAGACGGTTCGTGCCAGCCAGGCATCTGCCGAGCAGCGTGCAGGCCGCGCAGCGAGGCAGGCGCCGGGGATCGCCTACCGATTATGGAACGAGGCCGGCCATGGCGGGCGTCCGGCATATTCCGCACCCGAAATCGAAATGGCGGATCTTGCGCCGCTCCTGCTGATCCTGTCCGATTGGGGGGCAAGCGATGCCGCTTCGCTGCCATGGCTCGATCCGCCGCCGGAGGCATCGCTGCGTTCGGCTCGGGAAAGGCTGGTGCGTTTGGGGGCGCTCGATGACAGCGGTCGAATCACGGATTTGGGGGAGAAGATTGCGTCTCTCCCGCTCGACCCAGCATCGGCAGCCTGCGTGCTGTTCGGTGCCCGTTCGGGGCAGGCGCTGGATGCGGCAAGGCTCGTCCTCCTGTTGCAGGAGCGCGGGCTGGGTGGCCGCAGCGAGGACCTGCACCGCAGGCTGGGCGGCTGGCGAAGCGATGGCAGCAAGAAAGCCAAGGCAGCCGAGGCGCTCGCCCGGCGGTGGGCGCAGGCGGCGGAAAAGCTGGTCGATCGCTCGGCCATGCAGGCAGGCGATGCAGCAATATTCCTGGCCCTTGCAAGGCCGGATTTCATCGCGAAGCGGCGCGATGCAAGCGGTGAGAACTGGCTCAGTGCAGGGGGGCGCGGCTATCGCCTCGACCCGGCATCGCCGCTCGCCCGGTCGGAATGGATCGTGATCGGCGATGCGCAAGGCCACGCGCAAGGTGCGCGAATTACCTCCGCTGCCGAACTGGAACCTGCGGCCACCGACACCGATCTGGCGCATCTGGTGGATGACCGGCGCAGTGTGCGCTGGAACGACAAGGAGGGGCGGGTCGAGGCGCGCCGTGAACGCTCGCTCGGTGCCATCATCATCACGCGTGCTCCCGATGCCGACCCTGATCGGGAAGACGTGTCGCGGGCGCTGCTGGATGCAGCGCGCGAACGGATATCGGACCTTCTACCGCCGGACCTGCTGGCGCGGGCGGAATATGCAGGGATCGGCGGATTGTCGCGGGTGGAGCTGGCCGCGACTGCGGACCAATGGCTCGCACCCCTGCTGGAAGGGAAACGCACTCTCGACCTGAAGAAGTCCGCTATCGCAGAGGCAGTGCTCGGACTGATAGACTGGGGCGACAGGCAGAAGCTCGACCGCGAGGCGCCGCGTGAATTCACCTCGGCTGCCGGGACCCGTCATCGCATAGATTACACGAGCGACGAAGCTCCGTCGGTGGAAGTGCGGGTGCAGGCCATGTTCGGCATGGATACCCACCCCACGATCGGCCGGGTCCCGCTGCTGCTGAAGCTGACGAGCCCCGCCGGGCGTCCCATCCAGTCGACCCGTGACATGCCGGCCTTCTGGCGGGGCAACTGGGACGATGTGCGAAAAGACATGAAGGGCCGGTATCCCAAGCATCGCTGGCCGGACCAGCCATGGCTGGAAAAGCCGAGCCTGAAGACGAAGAACGCCTTTTCAAAAGGGCAGGGCTGAATTACAGCGCTGCCTCATGGCAGCACGTATCTATCAGAGACCGAAAAGCGTCATGCAGTCCGGCAAGGCCCGGATCGACGAGTGGGTGCTCGAATTCGAGCAGTCGGAGGCGCGCAAGGCGGATCCGCTGATGGGCTGGACCGGCAGCGGCGATACGCAGGCTCAGGTGCAGCTTTCCTTCGAAAGCAAGGACGCGGCGAAAGCCTATGCGGAAAAGCACGGCATCCCGGCGCGCGTCCATGCCACGCCGCCCAAGACGCTGAAGCTGCAGGCTTACGCCGACAATTTCAGGTAGCCTCGCGCGCCGCGCATCATTCGAACATCAATCGCTGGACGGGCCGGGCAACGCCGCCCTGCCATTTCGCGCGACCCTCTTCGACGGCGCTGCGGCAATCTGTTGCATCATTGCCGATGTCGCCCACGATGTAGAGCGTTCCTGCCGCCCCTTCGCTGGCGAACCGGATATCGTCGCATTCGCCGTCATGCGCGAAATAGCTCTCGTCGCCGCCAAAATCGATCGCTTCTCCGTCAACCGGCTTGGCGAACTGGGGCGAGAGGCGGATGCGTCCCTGCTTGAAATCGGTCCGGCAGTCGCTGGCATCGCGTCCGATATTGTCGGTGGTGAGCCCCGGCGCCATCGCCGCCCCTTCGAAGCGGGGATCGTCGCACTGGCCGTTCGTTGCATACATGCCGAAATCGTCCCCGAAATCGATCGATACGGTCGCGGGAGATGCGCTTCCGCCGGCCTAGTAGAAAGTGGCCGCCGGAAGGCTGCCGAGAACGATGGCGTTGGTGAGAAGGGCGAGACGTTTCATGGAGAGCCCTTTCGCTGCCTTTCGGCGATAGGGCTACTTCGATGTCTTGCCAATCGCAGACAAGCGCCCCATATGGCGGCCCGGGAGTCGGGTGGACGTTTGCGTTCGCTCACCGGGTCAGGTCCGGAAGGAAGCAGCCCAGGTGGATTGCGGCGGGTCGCTCGGCTCCTTTTCCCCCTCAAATTATCATGCGCCCCGTGCTGACGGCATGACATTGCCGGCCTGCCGCCCTACCTAGGTGGGTATGGGTGATTCACCGGACAGTTCCGACACGCCGCCATGGGGCGATACCGAAGAGGACGACAAGCCGACAGCCGCTGAGCTGGAGGCGGCCGGCCAGGATTCCATGTTCGGTGATGCCCCGCAGGAACCGCAGGCAGCGACAGGTACGGCCCCCGCAGAGACCGCTGTGCAAGAAAGTGCCCCGTCCACTGCGACGCCGCCTGTCGTGCAGGATACGGCGACCAACCAGCCATACCGGGTCCTCGCCCGCAAGTACCGGCCACAGACCTTCAGTCAGTTGATCGGTCAGGAACCGATGGTCCGCACGCTCGGGAATGCGATCGAGCGCGACCGGCTCGCCCATGC
This is a stretch of genomic DNA from Erythrobacteraceae bacterium WH01K. It encodes these proteins:
- a CDS encoding polyprenyl synthetase family protein, with translation MSADILTFPQGPQSSPPTLDPMLSLTASGMNAVNAVILDRMQSEIPLIPRLAGHLIAGGGKRLRPMLTLSGAALVGYQGTRHHKLAAAVEFIHTATLLHDDVVDGSELRRGKAAANIIFGNPATVLVGDFLFSRAFELMTEDGSLKVLKILSSASAVIAEGEVAQLSAQRRIATSEEKYLHIIGAKTAALFAAASRISAVVAECDDAQEQALDDYGRNLGVAFQLVDDALDYDSDAGQMGKDRGDDFREGKMTLPVILAYARGDAEERAFWEAAIGGHRTSDEDLEHAIRLIDRHDAVEATRERARHYAQRAADSLAIFPDGEARAAMVEAAQFAVSRGY
- the hrpB gene encoding ATP-dependent helicase HrpB translates to MTRGLPVEQVLPELQAALRRQPSAVLIAPPGAGKTTAVAPALLDEGWCTGEILLLSPRRVAARSAAERMAQTAGEKVGETIGYATRLDTRRSARTRVTVMTEAIFVNRITNDPELEGVSAVLFDEAHERNLDSDLGLALAIETQRILRPDLRILVMSATIDGARFARLLGEDAQIIESAGRSFPLEIRWLGDDPSKPLEDSTTSAIRQAWHETDGDILAFLPGLRDIERVKDKLVAVYPDTPVLPLHGQVEPAAQRKAIRRDDEGRRRIVLASAIAETSLTLDGVSVVIDSGLSRQAFYDPVGGATRLETVRASQASAEQRAGRAARQAPGIAYRLWNEAGHGGRPAYSAPEIEMADLAPLLLILSDWGASDAASLPWLDPPPEASLRSARERLVRLGALDDSGRITDLGEKIASLPLDPASAACVLFGARSGQALDAARLVLLLQERGLGGRSEDLHRRLGGWRSDGSKKAKAAEALARRWAQAAEKLVDRSAMQAGDAAIFLALARPDFIAKRRDASGENWLSAGGRGYRLDPASPLARSEWIVIGDAQGHAQGARITSAAELEPAATDTDLAHLVDDRRSVRWNDKEGRVEARRERSLGAIIITRAPDADPDREDVSRALLDAARERISDLLPPDLLARAEYAGIGGLSRVELAATADQWLAPLLEGKRTLDLKKSAIAEAVLGLIDWGDRQKLDREAPREFTSAAGTRHRIDYTSDEAPSVEVRVQAMFGMDTHPTIGRVPLLLKLTSPAGRPIQSTRDMPAFWRGNWDDVRKDMKGRYPKHRWPDQPWLEKPSLKTKNAFSKGQG
- a CDS encoding ETC complex I subunit, whose protein sequence is MAARIYQRPKSVMQSGKARIDEWVLEFEQSEARKADPLMGWTGSGDTQAQVQLSFESKDAAKAYAEKHGIPARVHATPPKTLKLQAYADNFR